In the Theobroma cacao cultivar B97-61/B2 chromosome 1, Criollo_cocoa_genome_V2, whole genome shotgun sequence genome, one interval contains:
- the LOC18614660 gene encoding SURP and G-patch domain-containing protein 1-like protein isoform X2 has protein sequence MEKGVPSSLFVNDGSFMERFKQLQQQKDEKDKAAAALEESKPPKIVKGSSAPKPAIALNKISMDFKHNDARKTSQTSSGGKLAFSLKQKSKLVAPPVKLAADEDEEDQDAGKLSDDTPVKRQKLCQADTSELASKQVDVALPSPSDPNVKKVADKLASFVAKNGRQFEHITRQKNPGDTPFKFLFDESCSDYKYYEFRLAEEEKALVQNKESQTPQSGGMSFSATKSTSSSLRSGLQQSSYQMPASALYENNEEPRSSAMSAGRAGSSSAPTGADPIAMMEFYMKKAAQEEKMRLPKQSKDEMPPPPSLQGAPLKKGHHMGDYIPPEELEKFLAACNDAAAQKAARETAEKAKIQSDNVGHKLLSKMGWKEGEGLGGSRKGISDPIMAGDVKMNNLGVGAHHPGDVTAEDDIYEQYKKRMMLGYRYRPNPLNNPRKAYY, from the exons ATGGAGAAAGGAGTGCCATCTAGCCTTTTTGTTAATGATGGTTCCTTCATGGAGAGGTTTAAACAGCTTCAACAACAGAAGGATGAAAAAGACAAAGCTGCTGCTGCCTTAGAGGAATCTAAACCCCCCAAAATCGTTAAAGGGTCTTCAGCTCCCAAGCCTGCTATTGCTCTTAACAAAATTTCCATGGATTTTAAGCACAATGATGCACGCAAGACCTCCCAAACTTCTTCTGGGGGCAAACTTGCATTCAGCTTGAAACAGAAGTCAAAGCTTGTGGCACCTCCTGTTAAGTTGGCTGCAGACGAGGATGAAGAGGACCAAGATGCAGGAAAGTTGTCAGATGACACACCCGTAAAGCGGCAAAAGTTGTGTCAAGCAGATACCTCCGAACTAGCATCAAAACAAGTGGATGTTG CACTACCTTCCCCAAGTGATCCCAATGTGAAGAAAGTTGCAGACAAACTAGCAAGTTTTGTTGCCAAAAATGGAAGGCAGTTTGAGCATATTACACGGCAAAAAAACCCTGGAGACACACCTTTTAA ATTCCTTTTTGATGAGAGCTGTTCTGATTACAAATACTATGAATTCCGGCTTGCTGAAGAGGAAAAAGCTCTTGTACAGAACAAGGAATCTCAAACTCCTCAAAGTG GTGGTATGAGCTTTTCAGCTACTAAGTCCACAAGCAGCTCCCTTAGGTCAGGTCTGCAGCAATCAAGTTATCAAATGCCTGCCTCTGCTTTGTATGAGAATAATGAGGAGCCTAGATCTTCTGCGATGTCAGCAGGAAGAGCAG GTTCATCCAGTGCTCCAACAGGTGCAGATCCTATAGCAATGATGGAGTTTTACATGAAGAAGGCTGCTCAGGAAGAGAAGATGAGACTGCCTAAGCAGTCCAAAGATGAGATGCCTCCACCTCCTTCCCTTCAAG GAGCTCCTTTGAAGAAAGGTCATCACATGGGTGATTATATCCCACCAGAAGAGCTTGAAAAGTTTTTGGCTGCCTGCAACGATGCTGCTGCTCAAAAAGCTGCACGGGAGACTGCAGAGAAGGCAAAGATTCAATCTGATAATGTTGGGCATAAACTTTTGTCAAAAATGGGTTGGAAAGAAG GTGAGGGTTTAGGGGGCTCCAGAAAGGGTATTTCAGATCCGATCATGGCTGGTGATGTAAAGATGAACAATTTGGGGGTTGGTGCTCATCATCCTGGAGATGTGACTGCAGAGGATGATATATATGAGCAGTATAAGAAACGGATGATGCTTGGTTATCGATACAGACCAAATCCTCTG AACAATCCTCGAAAGGCATACTATTGA
- the LOC18614660 gene encoding SURP and G-patch domain-containing protein 1-like protein isoform X3, protein MEKGVPSSLFVNDGSFMERFKQLQQQKDEKDKAAAALEESKPPKIVKGSSAPKPAIALNKISMDFKHNDARKTSQTSSGGKLAFSLKQKSKLVAPPVKLAADEDEEDQDAGKLSDDTPVKRQKLCQADTSELASKQVDVALPSPSDPNVKKVADKLASFVAKNGRQFEHITRQKNPGDTPFKFLFDESCSDYKYYEFRLAEEEKALVQNKESQTPQSGGMSFSATKSTSSSLRSGLQQSSYQMPASALYENNEEPRSSAMSAGRAVAGSSSAPTGADPIAMMEFYMKKAAQEEKMRLPKQSKDEMPPPPSLQGAPLKKGHHMGDYIPPEELEKFLAACNDAAAQKAARETAEKAKIQSDNVGHKLLSKMGWKEGEGLGGSRKGISDPIMAGDVKMNNLGVGAHHPGDVTAEDDIYEQYKKRMMLGYRYRPNPLVYDMT, encoded by the exons ATGGAGAAAGGAGTGCCATCTAGCCTTTTTGTTAATGATGGTTCCTTCATGGAGAGGTTTAAACAGCTTCAACAACAGAAGGATGAAAAAGACAAAGCTGCTGCTGCCTTAGAGGAATCTAAACCCCCCAAAATCGTTAAAGGGTCTTCAGCTCCCAAGCCTGCTATTGCTCTTAACAAAATTTCCATGGATTTTAAGCACAATGATGCACGCAAGACCTCCCAAACTTCTTCTGGGGGCAAACTTGCATTCAGCTTGAAACAGAAGTCAAAGCTTGTGGCACCTCCTGTTAAGTTGGCTGCAGACGAGGATGAAGAGGACCAAGATGCAGGAAAGTTGTCAGATGACACACCCGTAAAGCGGCAAAAGTTGTGTCAAGCAGATACCTCCGAACTAGCATCAAAACAAGTGGATGTTG CACTACCTTCCCCAAGTGATCCCAATGTGAAGAAAGTTGCAGACAAACTAGCAAGTTTTGTTGCCAAAAATGGAAGGCAGTTTGAGCATATTACACGGCAAAAAAACCCTGGAGACACACCTTTTAA ATTCCTTTTTGATGAGAGCTGTTCTGATTACAAATACTATGAATTCCGGCTTGCTGAAGAGGAAAAAGCTCTTGTACAGAACAAGGAATCTCAAACTCCTCAAAGTG GTGGTATGAGCTTTTCAGCTACTAAGTCCACAAGCAGCTCCCTTAGGTCAGGTCTGCAGCAATCAAGTTATCAAATGCCTGCCTCTGCTTTGTATGAGAATAATGAGGAGCCTAGATCTTCTGCGATGTCAGCAGGAAGAGCAG TTGCAGGTTCATCCAGTGCTCCAACAGGTGCAGATCCTATAGCAATGATGGAGTTTTACATGAAGAAGGCTGCTCAGGAAGAGAAGATGAGACTGCCTAAGCAGTCCAAAGATGAGATGCCTCCACCTCCTTCCCTTCAAG GAGCTCCTTTGAAGAAAGGTCATCACATGGGTGATTATATCCCACCAGAAGAGCTTGAAAAGTTTTTGGCTGCCTGCAACGATGCTGCTGCTCAAAAAGCTGCACGGGAGACTGCAGAGAAGGCAAAGATTCAATCTGATAATGTTGGGCATAAACTTTTGTCAAAAATGGGTTGGAAAGAAG GTGAGGGTTTAGGGGGCTCCAGAAAGGGTATTTCAGATCCGATCATGGCTGGTGATGTAAAGATGAACAATTTGGGGGTTGGTGCTCATCATCCTGGAGATGTGACTGCAGAGGATGATATATATGAGCAGTATAAGAAACGGATGATGCTTGGTTATCGATACAGACCAAATCCTCTGGTATATGATATGACTT AA
- the LOC18614660 gene encoding SURP and G-patch domain-containing protein 1-like protein isoform X1, with product MEKGVPSSLFVNDGSFMERFKQLQQQKDEKDKAAAALEESKPPKIVKGSSAPKPAIALNKISMDFKHNDARKTSQTSSGGKLAFSLKQKSKLVAPPVKLAADEDEEDQDAGKLSDDTPVKRQKLCQADTSELASKQVDVALPSPSDPNVKKVADKLASFVAKNGRQFEHITRQKNPGDTPFKFLFDESCSDYKYYEFRLAEEEKALVQNKESQTPQSGGMSFSATKSTSSSLRSGLQQSSYQMPASALYENNEEPRSSAMSAGRAVAGSSSAPTGADPIAMMEFYMKKAAQEEKMRLPKQSKDEMPPPPSLQGAPLKKGHHMGDYIPPEELEKFLAACNDAAAQKAARETAEKAKIQSDNVGHKLLSKMGWKEGEGLGGSRKGISDPIMAGDVKMNNLGVGAHHPGDVTAEDDIYEQYKKRMMLGYRYRPNPLNNPRKAYY from the exons ATGGAGAAAGGAGTGCCATCTAGCCTTTTTGTTAATGATGGTTCCTTCATGGAGAGGTTTAAACAGCTTCAACAACAGAAGGATGAAAAAGACAAAGCTGCTGCTGCCTTAGAGGAATCTAAACCCCCCAAAATCGTTAAAGGGTCTTCAGCTCCCAAGCCTGCTATTGCTCTTAACAAAATTTCCATGGATTTTAAGCACAATGATGCACGCAAGACCTCCCAAACTTCTTCTGGGGGCAAACTTGCATTCAGCTTGAAACAGAAGTCAAAGCTTGTGGCACCTCCTGTTAAGTTGGCTGCAGACGAGGATGAAGAGGACCAAGATGCAGGAAAGTTGTCAGATGACACACCCGTAAAGCGGCAAAAGTTGTGTCAAGCAGATACCTCCGAACTAGCATCAAAACAAGTGGATGTTG CACTACCTTCCCCAAGTGATCCCAATGTGAAGAAAGTTGCAGACAAACTAGCAAGTTTTGTTGCCAAAAATGGAAGGCAGTTTGAGCATATTACACGGCAAAAAAACCCTGGAGACACACCTTTTAA ATTCCTTTTTGATGAGAGCTGTTCTGATTACAAATACTATGAATTCCGGCTTGCTGAAGAGGAAAAAGCTCTTGTACAGAACAAGGAATCTCAAACTCCTCAAAGTG GTGGTATGAGCTTTTCAGCTACTAAGTCCACAAGCAGCTCCCTTAGGTCAGGTCTGCAGCAATCAAGTTATCAAATGCCTGCCTCTGCTTTGTATGAGAATAATGAGGAGCCTAGATCTTCTGCGATGTCAGCAGGAAGAGCAG TTGCAGGTTCATCCAGTGCTCCAACAGGTGCAGATCCTATAGCAATGATGGAGTTTTACATGAAGAAGGCTGCTCAGGAAGAGAAGATGAGACTGCCTAAGCAGTCCAAAGATGAGATGCCTCCACCTCCTTCCCTTCAAG GAGCTCCTTTGAAGAAAGGTCATCACATGGGTGATTATATCCCACCAGAAGAGCTTGAAAAGTTTTTGGCTGCCTGCAACGATGCTGCTGCTCAAAAAGCTGCACGGGAGACTGCAGAGAAGGCAAAGATTCAATCTGATAATGTTGGGCATAAACTTTTGTCAAAAATGGGTTGGAAAGAAG GTGAGGGTTTAGGGGGCTCCAGAAAGGGTATTTCAGATCCGATCATGGCTGGTGATGTAAAGATGAACAATTTGGGGGTTGGTGCTCATCATCCTGGAGATGTGACTGCAGAGGATGATATATATGAGCAGTATAAGAAACGGATGATGCTTGGTTATCGATACAGACCAAATCCTCTG AACAATCCTCGAAAGGCATACTATTGA